A window of Phenylobacterium sp. NIBR 498073 genomic DNA:
AGCAGCGCAGCGCGGCGCTCTACGCCGCCATGCAGGCCGGGCTCGAAGCCTCAGGCGGCTCGGCCGCCAACACCGTCGCGGGCCTCGCCTCGTTCGGCGGCCGCGGCGCCTTCCTGGGCAAGGTCGCCGACGACCAGCTCGGCAAGGTCTTCACCCACGACATGCGCGCCATCGGCGCCCACTTCGACACCCCGCCGCTGCTGAACGGCAAGGCCACCGCGGTGTCGATGATCAACGTCACGCCCGACGGCGAGCGGACCATGTCGACCTTCCTGGGCGCCTCGACCGAGTTCGCCTCCGAGGACATCGACGCCGCCATCGTCGAGGCCGCCAAGATCGTCTACTTGGAAGGCTACCTGTTCGACGCCGAGGCCGCCCGCCGGGCCTTCGCCAAGGCTGCGGCCCTGGCCCACGGCGCCGGCCGGATGATCGCCATCACCCTGTCGGACGGCTTCGTGGTCGAACGTCACCGCGAAGCCCTGCTCGGCTTCCTGGAGACCCAGGTCGACCTGGTGTTCGCCAACGCCACCGAAGTCGCCTCGCTGTTCCAGACCGACGACTTCGACGCCGCCGTCAACGCACTGCGCTCCAAGGTGAAGATCGCCGCGGTGACCCGCAGCGCCCAGGGCTCGGTGATCGTCGCCGGCGGCGAGACCTTTGAGGTTTCGGCGTTCCCTGTGGAGAAAGTCGTAGACACGACGGGCGCGGGCGACCAATACGCAGCCGGGTTCATGTACGGCCTCGCCAACGGCCGGCCGCTCAACGTGTGCGGCCAGCTCGGTTCGCTGGCGGCGGCCGAGGTGATCTCGCACTATGGCCCGCGGCCGCAGGTCAGCCTCAAGGACCTCGCGGCTTCGAAAGGACTCTAAGGGATGGCCCGCACCGCGGAAGTGGTCCGCAACACCAAGGAGACCCAGATCACCGTTCGCGTGGATCTGGACGGCTCCGGCGTTGCCGACGTCGAGACCGGCATCGGTTTCTTCGACCACATGCTGGACGGTCTCGCGCGTTTCAGCGGGATCGACCTCTATGTCCGCACCAAGGGCGACCTGCACATCGACTTCCACCACACCGTGGAAGACACCGGCATCGTCATCGGCCAGGCGATCCGCCAGGCGCTGGACGGCTTCAAGGGCATCTACCGCTTCGGCCACGCCTACGTCCCGATGGACGAGACGCTGACCCGCTGCGCCCTCGATCTCTGCAATCGGCCGTACCTGATCTGGAAGGTCGCGTTCAAGACCCCGAAGATCGGCGAGTTCGACACCGAGCTGTTCAAGGAATTCCACCAGGCCTTCGCCATGAACCTGGGCGCCTGCGTGCACCTGGAAACCCTCTACGGCGACAACAGCCACCACATCGCCGAGAGCGGCTTCAAGGCCCTTGGCCGCGCCCTGCGCGCAGCCGTCGAACTCGACCCCAAGACCCATGGTCGCGCTCCGTCGACCAAGGGCGTCCTCTAGGAAAGCATCCCCTATGCAGAGCGTCGCCCTGATCGACTACGGGTCGGGCAACCTGCGCTCGGCCGAAAAGGCCCTCGTCCGCGCCGCGGCGGGAACGAGCCAGATCGTCGTCACCAGCGATCCCGAAACCGTGGCCGCCGCCGACCGGGTGGTGCTGCCCGGCGTCGGCGCCTTCGCCGCGTGCATGAAGGCCCTGTCCGAGCGTCCCGGCCTGATCGAAGCCATGACGCAGGCGGTCCAGACCAAGGGCCGCCCGTTCCTGGGCGTCTGCGTCGGCATGCAGCTGCTGGCCACCCGCGGCCTGGAGTTCGGCGAGACCCCCGGCCTCGGCTGGATCCCCGGCGACGTCCGCCGCGTGGAGCCGACCGACCCGGCCGCCAAGATCCCGCATATGGGCTGGAACACCCTGATCGACCCGCACGGCCCCGCGCCGATCGCCGGCGTCGGCGAGGCGCCCATGTACTTCACCCATTCGTTCGCGTTCTTCCCGGACGATCCCGCCGACGTCGCCGCCTATGTCGACCATGGAGGCCGGTTCCCGGCCGCCGTCGCCAAGGGCCATGTCGCGGGCGTACAATTTCACCCTGAAAAGTCGCAAAGCGCCGGCCTCGCCCTGCTGGCGCGTTTCCTGGAGTGGCGACCGTGATCCTCTATCCGGCCATCGACCTTAAAGACGGCCAGTGCGTCCGTGTGCTGCACGGCGACCTCGACACCGCCACGGTGTTCAACACCTCGCCCGCGGCCCAGGCCGCCAGCTTCGTCGAATCCGGCTTCCACTGGGTCCACGTCGTCGACCTGAACGGCGCGGTGCAGGGCAAGGCGGTCAATGAAAAGGCCGTCGAGGCGATCCTCGAGGCGGTCTCGATCCCGGTCCAGCTGGGCGGCGGCATCCGCAGCCTGAAGGACGTCGAGCGCTGGATCGAAGCCGGCGTCAGCCGCGTCATCCTCGGCACCGTCGCGGTCACCGAACCCGAGATCGTCCGCGAGGCCGCCCGCCTGTGGCCCGAGCAGATCGCCGTCTCAGTCGACGTCCGCGCCGGCAAGGTCGCGACCCAGGGCTGGACCGAGAGCTCCGACCTCGACGCCGTCACCGTCGCCAAACGCTTCGAGGACGCCGGCGTCGGCGCCCTGATCATCACCGACATCGACCGCGACGGCACCGTCATGGGCTTCAACGTCGAGGCGTTCGGCGCCATCGCCGACGCCGTCGCCATCCCGGTGATCGCCGCCGGCGGCCTGGCCACCATCGACGACATCGTCAAGATCAAGGCCCGCAAGGGCGTGCCGATCGCCGGGGCCGTGCTCGGCCGCGCGCTCTACAACGGCGCGATCAATCCGGAAGAAGCCCTGAAGGTCGCCGCCTGATGCTCAAAGTCCGCGTCATTCCTTGCCTGGACGTCAAGGACGGCCGCGTGGTGAAGGGCGTGAACTTCGTCTCGCTGCGCGACGCCGGTGACCCGGTCGAACAGGCCACCGCCTATGACGCCGCCGGCGCCGACGAACTGATGTTCCTGGACATCACCGCCAGCCACGAGCGGCGCGGGGCGATCCTCGACGTCATCGCCCGCACCGCCGACGTCTGCTTCATGCCGCTCAGCGTCGGCGGCGGCATCCGCCAGGTCGAGGACGCCCGCCGGCTGCTGCTGGCCGGGGCCGACAAGATTTCCGTCAACACCGCCGCGGTCGAGAACCGCGACCTGATCAGCGCCTGCGCCGACGCCTTCGGCTCCCAGGCCGTGGTCGTGGCCATCGACGCCAAGCACGGCGCGAGCGTTTCCGGCGGGGGCGGGCGCAACGACGGCTGGCGGGTGTTCACCTATGGCGGGCGCACCGACACCGGGCTCGACGTGGTCGAATACGCGGTGGAGGCGGTGAAGCGCGGGGCAGGGGAGATCCTGCTCACCTCCATGGACCGCGACGGCGCCAAGACCGGCTACGACCTGGATCTGCTGAAGGCGGTGACCAGCGCGGTCAACGTGCCGGTCATCGCCTCGGGCGGGGCCGGCAACGCCCAGCACATGGTCGATGCGGTGACCAAGGGGGGCGCCGACGCAGTGCTCGCCGCCTCGATCTTCCACTTCGGCGAGGTCTCGGTCGCCGAGGTGAAGCGCGAAATGGCCAAGGCCCACATCCCGGTCCGCATCACGGAGGCCGCATGAG
This region includes:
- the hisF gene encoding imidazole glycerol phosphate synthase subunit HisF, with the protein product MLKVRVIPCLDVKDGRVVKGVNFVSLRDAGDPVEQATAYDAAGADELMFLDITASHERRGAILDVIARTADVCFMPLSVGGGIRQVEDARRLLLAGADKISVNTAAVENRDLISACADAFGSQAVVVAIDAKHGASVSGGGGRNDGWRVFTYGGRTDTGLDVVEYAVEAVKRGAGEILLTSMDRDGAKTGYDLDLLKAVTSAVNVPVIASGGAGNAQHMVDAVTKGGADAVLAASIFHFGEVSVAEVKREMAKAHIPVRITEAA
- the hisA gene encoding 1-(5-phosphoribosyl)-5-[(5-phosphoribosylamino)methylideneamino]imidazole-4-carboxamide isomerase, with amino-acid sequence MILYPAIDLKDGQCVRVLHGDLDTATVFNTSPAAQAASFVESGFHWVHVVDLNGAVQGKAVNEKAVEAILEAVSIPVQLGGGIRSLKDVERWIEAGVSRVILGTVAVTEPEIVREAARLWPEQIAVSVDVRAGKVATQGWTESSDLDAVTVAKRFEDAGVGALIITDIDRDGTVMGFNVEAFGAIADAVAIPVIAAGGLATIDDIVKIKARKGVPIAGAVLGRALYNGAINPEEALKVAA
- the hisB gene encoding imidazoleglycerol-phosphate dehydratase HisB is translated as MARTAEVVRNTKETQITVRVDLDGSGVADVETGIGFFDHMLDGLARFSGIDLYVRTKGDLHIDFHHTVEDTGIVIGQAIRQALDGFKGIYRFGHAYVPMDETLTRCALDLCNRPYLIWKVAFKTPKIGEFDTELFKEFHQAFAMNLGACVHLETLYGDNSHHIAESGFKALGRALRAAVELDPKTHGRAPSTKGVL
- a CDS encoding adenosine kinase; its protein translation is MTELYDVAAIGNAIVDVIAPATDDFLTQQGMDKGAMMLVDEQRSAALYAAMQAGLEASGGSAANTVAGLASFGGRGAFLGKVADDQLGKVFTHDMRAIGAHFDTPPLLNGKATAVSMINVTPDGERTMSTFLGASTEFASEDIDAAIVEAAKIVYLEGYLFDAEAARRAFAKAAALAHGAGRMIAITLSDGFVVERHREALLGFLETQVDLVFANATEVASLFQTDDFDAAVNALRSKVKIAAVTRSAQGSVIVAGGETFEVSAFPVEKVVDTTGAGDQYAAGFMYGLANGRPLNVCGQLGSLAAAEVISHYGPRPQVSLKDLAASKGL
- the hisH gene encoding imidazole glycerol phosphate synthase subunit HisH, with the protein product MQSVALIDYGSGNLRSAEKALVRAAAGTSQIVVTSDPETVAAADRVVLPGVGAFAACMKALSERPGLIEAMTQAVQTKGRPFLGVCVGMQLLATRGLEFGETPGLGWIPGDVRRVEPTDPAAKIPHMGWNTLIDPHGPAPIAGVGEAPMYFTHSFAFFPDDPADVAAYVDHGGRFPAAVAKGHVAGVQFHPEKSQSAGLALLARFLEWRP